The following coding sequences lie in one Pseudarthrobacter phenanthrenivorans Sphe3 genomic window:
- a CDS encoding MBL fold metallo-hydrolase, translated as MSEWLEVGADNYVLVTEGSLLNTGLVVGSERAMVIDTGCGPRQGREILDAVREKTQLPLVVVNTHAHYDHFFGNAVFAEAGVTEFWAHQNCAREIEERGDLQRRFVGTLEPEMSTGEGENVELVVPNAIVKDQPVLVDLGGLTATLFYLGRGHTDGDLLVGTPTTLYVGDLVEQGAHPSFEDSYPEEWADALRHISALRHRYEFLIPGHGKPCSDQFVKTMANTMTTAVRQARQSIRDTPSDATKAIPVLPYGPEQSRWFIKRLQETRREH; from the coding sequence ATGTCGGAATGGCTCGAAGTCGGCGCGGATAACTATGTGCTGGTCACCGAAGGATCGCTGCTGAACACCGGACTGGTGGTGGGATCCGAGCGGGCCATGGTGATCGATACCGGCTGCGGCCCCCGCCAGGGCCGGGAGATCCTGGACGCGGTGCGGGAGAAGACCCAGCTGCCGCTCGTCGTCGTCAACACCCACGCGCACTACGACCACTTCTTCGGCAACGCGGTGTTCGCCGAAGCCGGCGTCACCGAATTCTGGGCGCACCAGAACTGCGCCCGGGAAATCGAGGAGCGCGGGGACCTGCAGCGCCGCTTCGTGGGAACACTGGAACCGGAGATGTCCACAGGGGAGGGCGAGAACGTGGAGCTCGTGGTCCCCAACGCCATAGTCAAGGACCAGCCCGTCCTGGTGGACCTGGGCGGGCTGACCGCCACGCTGTTCTACCTGGGCCGCGGCCACACCGACGGCGACCTGCTGGTGGGCACCCCCACCACCCTTTACGTGGGCGACCTCGTGGAGCAGGGCGCACACCCGTCCTTCGAGGACTCGTACCCGGAGGAGTGGGCGGACGCGCTCCGGCACATCTCGGCGCTGCGGCACCGGTACGAGTTCCTGATCCCCGGCCACGGCAAGCCGTGCAGCGACCAGTTCGTCAAGACCATGGCGAACACCATGACCACCGCGGTCCGGCAGGCCCGCCAGTCCATCCGTGACACCCCCAGCGACGCCACCAAGGCCATCCCCGTCCTGCCCTACGGGCCGGAACAGTCGCGCTGGTTCATCAAGCGGCTGCAGGAGACCCGCCGCGAGCACTAG
- a CDS encoding DUF2975 domain-containing protein, which produces MSIVSRLVLPLRVLLVMVFLGLLVAQVMSFPGEFLFTTEEGPRMDPWRWPLLLFFEFEALCLQVVIVCIWRLLTLVQRDRIFTTASLRWVDAIVWAFVAAWLLLAVMAGSFIAYLYFTPELRDPGTPALLIGITLIGAVLVLLIVVMRDLLRQATSLRADMDGVI; this is translated from the coding sequence ATGTCTATCGTAAGTCGATTGGTCCTTCCCTTGCGGGTTCTGCTGGTAATGGTGTTCCTCGGGCTGCTGGTGGCGCAGGTGATGTCCTTCCCCGGCGAATTTCTCTTCACAACCGAGGAGGGGCCGCGAATGGATCCCTGGCGATGGCCGCTGCTGCTGTTCTTCGAATTCGAAGCCCTGTGCCTGCAGGTTGTCATCGTCTGCATCTGGCGGCTGCTGACCCTGGTCCAGCGCGACCGGATCTTCACCACAGCCTCGCTGCGCTGGGTGGACGCGATCGTGTGGGCCTTCGTCGCGGCATGGCTGCTGCTGGCGGTCATGGCCGGCTCCTTCATCGCGTACCTCTACTTCACCCCTGAGCTGCGGGACCCCGGGACGCCTGCGCTGCTGATCGGCATTACACTGATCGGCGCGGTGCTGGTCCTGCTGATCGTGGTGATGCGGGACCTGTTGCGGCAGGCCACGTCGCTGCGCGCCGACATGGACGGGGTGATCTGA
- a CDS encoding helix-turn-helix domain-containing protein has translation MAIVVRIDVELAKRKMSVGEFAERVGITPANVAVLKNGRAKAVRFSTLDAMCRVLDCQVGDLLEWVDDGADADRAENG, from the coding sequence ATGGCGATTGTGGTGCGGATCGACGTCGAACTGGCCAAGCGCAAGATGAGCGTTGGGGAGTTTGCCGAGCGGGTCGGGATTACCCCTGCCAATGTGGCGGTGCTGAAGAACGGCCGGGCCAAGGCCGTCCGCTTCAGCACCCTGGACGCGATGTGCCGGGTCCTGGACTGCCAGGTGGGCGACCTGCTCGAGTGGGTCGACGACGGTGCCGACGCCGACCGGGCGGAAAACGGGTGA